One region of Flammeovirgaceae bacterium genomic DNA includes:
- a CDS encoding glycosyltransferase family 2 protein, which yields MDAVKRIYDNCRNAPRPFFSVVIATYNRSGLLGRALDSLLAQNERDWEAIIVDDGSTDGTSTTILPYLMGGHRIKYFKKPHAGEVPSKNKGIRSASGRFVTFLDSDDEYGAEHLRHRKSLLLLDPAIKFLSGGAKVIGNPYVPDRFDSFKRAHLKDCVVGGTFFVDRRLLLSLHGFIEIPIGADANLYDRILEAGVPMMETNISTYIYHHETPGSITNGISRRHRRARKAKGAWGKIGNEKVLMTNAGH from the coding sequence ATGGATGCTGTCAAAAGGATATATGACAATTGCAGGAATGCCCCACGGCCATTCTTTTCCGTTGTTATTGCCACCTATAACCGTTCCGGGCTATTGGGAAGGGCACTTGATTCCCTGCTGGCCCAAAACGAGCGGGACTGGGAAGCCATCATTGTGGACGATGGAAGCACGGATGGCACCTCCACTACAATATTGCCCTACCTGATGGGCGGCCATCGGATAAAATATTTTAAAAAGCCACATGCTGGAGAAGTGCCATCAAAAAATAAAGGCATCCGGTCGGCAAGTGGAAGGTTTGTCACATTTTTGGATTCTGACGATGAGTATGGAGCGGAACACCTCAGGCACAGGAAAAGCCTACTGTTGCTGGACCCTGCCATCAAGTTTTTGTCAGGCGGGGCCAAGGTGATCGGAAACCCGTACGTCCCCGACAGGTTTGATTCCTTCAAGCGGGCACACCTCAAAGACTGTGTGGTAGGAGGCACTTTCTTTGTGGACAGGAGGCTGCTGCTCTCCCTGCATGGGTTCATTGAAATACCGATAGGCGCAGATGCCAACCTGTACGATCGTATTCTTGAGGCGGGCGTCCCTATGATGGAGACCAACATTTCCACGTATATCTACCACCACGAAACGCCCGGTTCCATAACCAATGGGATAAGCAGGCGGCACCGGAGGGCACGAAAGGCAAAAGGGGCATGGGGAAAAATTGGCAATGAAAAAGTTTTGATGACAAATGCCGGGCATTAA
- a CDS encoding DUF488 domain-containing protein produces the protein MNEIWTIGHSTHHLDGFVALLKPFRIEAVVDIRSFPGSRKFPHFNKASLEWALPQYNLHYRHLKSLGGRRKASPNSKNTLWRHPAFRGYADFMETMEFKEGILELEGVAARHRTVYMCAEALWWRCHRSMVSDYLKSRGWKVVHISGTGKAEEHRYTQPARIVDGTLRYHDGAIEFENDKYMHN, from the coding sequence ATTAATGAAATTTGGACAATAGGTCATTCCACTCATCACCTGGATGGATTTGTGGCCCTTTTAAAACCTTTTCGGATAGAGGCAGTGGTGGACATTCGAAGTTTTCCGGGGTCGCGCAAGTTTCCCCACTTCAATAAGGCGTCACTGGAATGGGCATTGCCCCAATACAACCTTCACTACCGGCATTTGAAAAGCCTTGGTGGGAGGAGGAAGGCAAGTCCCAATTCAAAAAACACATTGTGGCGGCACCCGGCATTTCGCGGCTATGCGGATTTTATGGAAACCATGGAATTTAAAGAAGGGATACTGGAATTGGAAGGTGTGGCGGCAAGGCACCGTACGGTGTACATGTGTGCCGAAGCGTTGTGGTGGCGTTGCCACCGTTCCATGGTTTCCGATTATTTGAAATCAAGGGGCTGGAAGGTGGTGCACATTTCAGGCACGGGAAAAGCCGAAGAACATCGCTACACACAACCGGCAAGGATTGTTGATGGCACGCTGCGCTACCATGACGGGGCCATTGAATTTGAAAATGATAAGTACATGCATAATTAG
- a CDS encoding carboxymuconolactone decarboxylase family protein, whose amino-acid sequence MKQRLDYQKIAPDALTAMLGLEKYMAASGLERSLYELIKTRASQINGCAYCLDMHTKDARHDGETEQRLYALSAWRETPFYTERERAALAWTEAMTLIPENDISDALYEATRKHFDEKEMVALSMAVIAINGWNRLAIGFRTVPGSYQPQKKQLANAK is encoded by the coding sequence ATGAAACAAAGATTGGATTATCAAAAAATTGCCCCTGACGCCTTAACGGCCATGCTGGGCCTTGAAAAATATATGGCCGCATCAGGATTGGAGCGTTCTTTATATGAACTGATAAAAACCAGGGCATCGCAGATCAATGGTTGCGCCTATTGCCTGGACATGCACACCAAGGATGCACGCCATGATGGCGAGACCGAACAGCGTTTGTATGCTTTGAGTGCCTGGAGGGAAACGCCTTTTTACACCGAAAGGGAACGTGCGGCTTTGGCGTGGACCGAAGCGATGACCTTGATCCCGGAAAATGATATTTCGGACGCCTTGTACGAGGCCACGCGCAAACATTTTGACGAAAAGGAAATGGTTGCTCTTTCCATGGCCGTAATCGCCATCAATGGCTGGAACCGGCTGGCCATTGGCTTCAGGACCGTTCCTGGAAGTTACCAACCCCAGAAAAAACAATTGGCCAACGCTAAATAA
- a CDS encoding SDR family NAD(P)-dependent oxidoreductase, whose product MEVNSKVAVVTGASRGLGAALSSALVAKGATVYGLARNLDALTALQKKLGQKFCPVTMDVTNREAVAGWAKNTFTASYSPNILVNNAGAGYFGKIDALSPDQWHAMINTNLNGIFYLSASIVPFMKKNNTSSHIINIGSILGKTSRAGATGYSVSKFGIQGFSEALFKELRNDNIKVTCVNPGSIDTHFFEDSGITPHRNMLQPNDVAALVMHILETPDNLLIDEITLRPLDPRPVTQG is encoded by the coding sequence ATGGAAGTCAACAGTAAAGTGGCCGTGGTAACGGGGGCAAGCAGGGGCCTGGGCGCTGCCCTTTCCAGTGCCCTGGTGGCAAAGGGGGCCACGGTATATGGCCTGGCCAGGAACCTGGACGCCCTTACCGCCCTTCAAAAAAAACTGGGCCAAAAATTTTGTCCGGTAACAATGGATGTCACCAACCGTGAAGCCGTTGCAGGCTGGGCAAAAAATACGTTCACGGCCTCCTATTCCCCCAATATCCTTGTCAACAATGCCGGGGCTGGGTACTTTGGCAAAATTGATGCCCTTTCCCCGGACCAATGGCATGCCATGATCAATACCAATTTGAATGGAATTTTTTACCTTAGTGCCAGCATTGTTCCTTTCATGAAAAAGAACAATACGTCCAGCCACATCATTAACATCGGCTCCATACTTGGCAAGACATCGAGGGCCGGTGCAACGGGGTACTCTGTGTCAAAATTCGGTATCCAGGGCTTTAGCGAAGCACTGTTCAAGGAACTTCGCAACGATAACATAAAAGTCACTTGTGTAAACCCGGGCAGCATCGACACCCATTTTTTCGAAGACTCAGGGATAACGCCACACCGCAACATGTTACAGCCCAATGATGTTGCCGCATTGGTGATGCACATTTTGGAAACACCCGATAATTTATTGATTGACGAAATCACGTTAAGGCCTTTGGACCCACGGCCGGTTACGCAAGGATAA
- a CDS encoding cytochrome C oxidase subunit II — translation MANPLKKRFWFLLILFVVLAIFASVTIPKSPYYLFADETPAKTIHVAAMQFAFFLSEHAIDPKNPTGEAIELPTNELVEFRVTSLDVNHGFAIYNAANRLVTQTQAMPGYVNRLRYKFKEPGTYNIFCLEYCGMAHQIMRSSFVVK, via the coding sequence ATGGCCAACCCCTTGAAGAAACGGTTTTGGTTCCTGCTGATTTTGTTCGTTGTCCTGGCAATATTCGCCTCGGTCACCATTCCGAAGTCGCCTTACTACTTGTTTGCCGATGAAACCCCTGCAAAAACCATCCATGTAGCGGCCATGCAGTTTGCCTTCTTTTTGTCGGAGCACGCCATTGACCCCAAGAATCCTACGGGCGAGGCCATCGAATTGCCTACCAACGAACTGGTGGAGTTTAGGGTGACGAGCCTGGATGTCAACCATGGTTTTGCCATATATAACGCGGCCAACAGGCTGGTGACACAAACCCAGGCCATGCCGGGGTATGTGAACCGGCTACGCTACAAGTTTAAGGAGCCAGGCACGTACAATATTTTTTGCCTTGAATACTGCGGTATGGCACACCAGATCATGAGATCGTCATTTGTTGTTAAGTAA
- a CDS encoding cbb3-type cytochrome c oxidase subunit I: MESIKLRKITSVWILAVFTLFIISIVLGILMRLNQGGVIQQNPVTFYSNMTTHGLTMIGIWFVAGMAAINYLMERYVKTSYTANVFALVLTVIGVLMFWATTFIGKFHAAWTFLYPLPFKVMWATWATPLFLVSLAVFGVGWLVWSVSLMTQILKKYSISQAFAWQHFKKNPSVETPPFILISMITLIGVIACLLAAVVLLVLFFAEYFSNGSFVNDALLMKNLTYFFGHTIANEMLYLGLAVIYELFAEVSGRPKWKTTWYVAVAWNCTLVFILTAFFHHLYMDFVQPEGFQIIGQLASYLASLPAAGVTVFSVFVAVYRTKINWTLTNLLFFIGVAGWVIGGLGAVIDATISNNIVLHNTLWVPAHFHTYNAMGNVLFSIGFFYWFSTQFGEQAKSSNSAKWILGTLIVGGTGFLLAFYLGGADSIPRRYSIYPAELSAGTPLALMGAIFATVYLIAILVFFFNISKRCVKVLSSPA, translated from the coding sequence ATGGAATCAATCAAATTAAGGAAAATAACCTCGGTGTGGATATTGGCGGTATTTACATTGTTTATCATCAGCATTGTTTTGGGCATACTCATGCGCCTCAACCAGGGGGGCGTTATCCAACAAAACCCCGTCACTTTTTACAGCAATATGACCACCCACGGGCTTACCATGATTGGCATTTGGTTCGTGGCGGGGATGGCGGCCATTAACTACCTGATGGAGCGTTATGTCAAAACAAGCTATACGGCCAATGTGTTTGCGTTGGTCCTCACGGTTATCGGTGTGTTGATGTTCTGGGCCACTACCTTCATAGGCAAGTTCCATGCGGCCTGGACTTTCCTGTACCCCTTGCCCTTTAAGGTCATGTGGGCCACCTGGGCCACCCCTTTGTTCCTGGTTTCCTTGGCCGTGTTTGGTGTGGGCTGGCTGGTTTGGAGTGTCAGCCTTATGACACAGATACTCAAGAAGTACTCTATATCACAGGCGTTTGCCTGGCAACATTTCAAGAAAAACCCCTCCGTGGAAACACCTCCCTTCATTCTTATTTCCATGATCACGTTGATTGGTGTCATTGCCTGCCTGTTGGCCGCAGTGGTGCTGTTGGTGTTGTTCTTTGCGGAATATTTTTCCAACGGCAGCTTTGTGAACGATGCGCTGCTGATGAAAAACCTTACTTACTTTTTTGGCCACACCATTGCCAACGAGATGCTTTACCTGGGCCTTGCCGTCATCTATGAACTTTTCGCAGAAGTTAGTGGTAGGCCAAAATGGAAAACCACCTGGTATGTGGCCGTGGCCTGGAACTGCACGCTCGTGTTTATCCTTACGGCCTTCTTCCATCACTTATACATGGATTTTGTGCAGCCGGAAGGTTTTCAGATCATTGGCCAGTTGGCTTCTTACCTGGCAAGTTTGCCTGCCGCAGGGGTGACTGTGTTCAGTGTGTTTGTGGCCGTTTACCGCACCAAAATAAACTGGACGCTTACCAACCTGTTGTTCTTTATTGGTGTGGCAGGATGGGTGATAGGAGGGTTGGGTGCCGTAATCGATGCCACCATCTCCAACAATATTGTTCTTCATAACACCTTGTGGGTGCCGGCCCATTTCCACACGTACAATGCAATGGGCAATGTGTTGTTCAGCATTGGGTTTTTCTATTGGTTCTCCACCCAATTTGGCGAGCAGGCTAAAAGCAGCAATTCGGCAAAGTGGATATTGGGCACATTGATTGTTGGTGGCACCGGGTTCCTGTTGGCATTTTACCTGGGAGGGGCCGACTCCATCCCACGCAGGTACAGCATCTATCCTGCTGAACTTTCTGCCGGTACGCCTTTGGCCCTGATGGGGGCCATCTTTGCCACGGTGTACCTGATAGCGATCTTGGTTTTCTTTTTCAATATTTCCAAAAGATGCGTAAAGGTTTTGTCATCACCGGCATAG
- a CDS encoding SCO family protein, whose product MRKGFVITGIAVCFSLFAKAQSSATGMAEETSIYEKVFDAPLRTSAGATTTVREVYRQRPTLVALVFTRCAGICSPFLLQLKDNLKLSGNKSFNVLVISFDPRDNLDDMGAMARKFRLENDPQWVFATTDSIGQFIQSIGFRPVWDNASQQYDHDALLVGVNAEGYITKKLIGIRGGHDLDLIIASVNNVFTPTYRLPNKNALFSCFNYDPKTGKNTPGLGLLFIALPAIITVLLLVFISRAVHNKAPG is encoded by the coding sequence ATGCGTAAAGGTTTTGTCATCACCGGCATAGCGGTATGTTTTTCCCTGTTTGCAAAGGCACAATCCTCTGCCACCGGTATGGCGGAGGAAACAAGCATCTATGAAAAGGTGTTTGATGCGCCTTTGAGGACAAGTGCCGGGGCAACGACAACCGTCAGGGAAGTTTATAGGCAAAGGCCAACATTGGTGGCGCTGGTTTTCACTCGTTGTGCCGGCATTTGCAGCCCGTTTTTGTTGCAACTAAAGGACAACCTGAAGCTATCGGGGAATAAATCCTTTAATGTGTTGGTCATTAGTTTTGACCCACGCGACAACCTTGACGATATGGGGGCCATGGCCCGCAAGTTTCGGCTGGAAAACGACCCGCAATGGGTGTTTGCCACCACCGACAGTATTGGGCAATTTATACAGTCCATTGGGTTTCGCCCGGTATGGGACAACGCGTCACAGCAATATGACCATGATGCGCTGCTGGTAGGGGTCAATGCCGAGGGGTACATCACCAAAAAGCTAATTGGCATCCGGGGCGGCCACGACCTTGACCTGATCATTGCCAGCGTCAACAATGTTTTCACGCCTACTTACCGGTTGCCCAATAAAAATGCTTTGTTTTCGTGCTTCAATTATGACCCCAAAACAGGAAAAAACACCCCCGGCCTTGGATTGCTTTTTATTGCCTTGCCGGCCATTATTACCGTGTTGTTGTTGGTTTTCATTAGTCGTGCCGTGCACAACAAAGCACCGGGTTAG
- a CDS encoding endonuclease/exonuclease/phosphatase family protein → MKPVVLLFMAACHLSFGQQQSDGVAVRVLSFNILHGATTKGDFDLDAIAKVINGARPDFVALQEVDYKTRRAKGYDLATELGWRTKLAPLFARAMEYDGGEYGEAVLSRYTFLATRNVPLPFSGKNEPRAALEITTVLPSGDTIAFIGTHLDHLQDDTDRVKQATEINNVFSYNTYPTLLAGDLNDVPGSTTLSILEQMWTPSYRKGGIQFTFPSDRPAKKIDYVMYYPKDKWKVLKTEVIADPIASDHCAYLVTLQLLR, encoded by the coding sequence ATGAAACCAGTAGTGCTTTTGTTTATGGCCGCTTGCCACCTTTCTTTTGGGCAGCAACAAAGTGACGGGGTGGCAGTGAGGGTGCTTTCCTTTAACATCCTGCATGGCGCCACCACAAAAGGCGATTTTGACCTGGACGCCATTGCCAAAGTAATCAACGGGGCAAGGCCTGATTTTGTGGCCCTTCAGGAAGTGGATTACAAAACAAGGAGGGCAAAAGGCTACGACCTGGCCACCGAACTGGGATGGAGGACCAAATTGGCACCGCTGTTTGCCCGCGCGATGGAATACGATGGAGGGGAATATGGCGAAGCGGTGTTGTCGCGGTACACATTCCTGGCCACACGAAACGTGCCCCTGCCCTTTTCGGGGAAAAACGAACCCCGGGCGGCACTGGAAATCACCACGGTACTTCCCTCAGGGGACACCATCGCTTTTATAGGAACGCACCTTGACCATCTCCAGGACGATACCGACCGGGTCAAACAGGCCACGGAAATCAACAATGTGTTTTCCTATAACACTTACCCAACCCTATTGGCCGGGGACTTAAATGACGTGCCTGGAAGCACCACCCTCTCCATATTGGAACAAATGTGGACGCCCTCTTACCGAAAGGGGGGCATACAATTTACTTTCCCCTCCGACCGGCCTGCAAAAAAGATCGACTACGTGATGTACTATCCAAAAGACAAATGGAAGGTGCTGAAAACGGAAGTGATTGCAGACCCTATCGCATCGGACCATTGTGCTTACCTAGTGACCTTGCAACTCCTCCGGTAA
- a CDS encoding M20/M25/M40 family metallo-hydrolase, producing the protein MKKTIALFLFSLGLTLAMAQEVDLNALHRIKDEGLNHSKVEDIAFHLTDASGPRLTNSAGYKRAADWAVKQLSEWGLKNASLEKWGDFGKGWQVEKSYVAMTAPYYFPISGTPKAWTGGTNGPISGEVTLLAIEKDEDFKKFEGKIAGKIVLVKSTANTSPTFEADASRMTDKELEELAKQPMGASHRYSPEVIARYLERRAFGRKVDEFLKNENAKLVIRGRSGKHGTYFTSNGASYDVDAVPAIAELETEPEHADLMARLLENGIPVKVEADIKTSFATDPASYNVIAEIPGTDKDLKAELVMLGGHLDSWHSATGATDNAAGCTVMMEAVRILQTAGLKPRRTIRIALWSGEEQGLHGSRNYVKNHFADPADMKLKPEHGKVSGYYNIDNGTGRIRGIYLQGNDAVRPIFEKWFAPFSDMIDHTTVTIQNTGGTDHLAFDAVGIPGFQFIQDPIEYNTRTHHTNADTYERLMMDDLKQMAVIVATFVYNTAQMQEKLPRKPLPAPQGPSPF; encoded by the coding sequence ATGAAAAAGACAATTGCTTTATTCCTTTTTTCCCTTGGGCTGACCCTGGCCATGGCCCAGGAGGTAGACCTGAATGCCCTGCACCGCATAAAAGACGAGGGGCTCAACCATTCCAAAGTGGAAGACATTGCCTTTCACCTGACGGATGCCTCGGGGCCTAGGCTCACGAATTCCGCAGGCTATAAACGGGCTGCGGATTGGGCCGTGAAACAACTCTCGGAGTGGGGACTGAAAAATGCCAGTTTGGAGAAGTGGGGCGACTTCGGAAAGGGATGGCAGGTGGAAAAAAGCTATGTGGCCATGACCGCCCCCTACTACTTTCCCATTAGTGGGACGCCCAAAGCCTGGACGGGCGGCACCAATGGCCCTATTTCCGGTGAAGTCACTTTGCTGGCCATAGAAAAAGACGAGGACTTCAAAAAATTTGAAGGAAAAATTGCCGGCAAAATCGTGTTGGTAAAATCCACCGCCAACACAAGCCCTACTTTTGAGGCCGATGCTTCCCGCATGACCGATAAAGAACTGGAGGAATTGGCAAAACAGCCCATGGGGGCTTCCCACCGGTATTCGCCCGAAGTGATCGCGCGCTACCTGGAGAGAAGGGCCTTTGGCCGGAAAGTGGACGAGTTTCTTAAAAACGAGAATGCCAAGCTTGTGATCAGGGGAAGGAGCGGAAAGCATGGTACCTACTTTACAAGCAATGGGGCCTCGTACGATGTGGATGCCGTCCCCGCCATTGCCGAACTGGAGACCGAACCGGAACATGCCGACCTGATGGCGCGGTTGTTGGAAAATGGCATCCCCGTAAAAGTGGAGGCCGACATTAAGACCTCCTTTGCCACAGACCCTGCCTCCTATAACGTAATAGCCGAAATACCCGGTACCGACAAAGACCTGAAAGCCGAGTTGGTGATGCTTGGCGGCCACCTGGACTCATGGCACTCTGCCACCGGTGCCACCGACAATGCCGCGGGCTGCACCGTGATGATGGAAGCGGTAAGGATTTTGCAAACCGCAGGGCTGAAGCCCAGAAGGACCATACGGATCGCCCTTTGGTCTGGCGAAGAGCAAGGCCTGCATGGCTCCAGGAACTACGTGAAAAACCATTTTGCCGATCCTGCCGATATGAAGCTTAAACCAGAACATGGAAAGGTTTCCGGTTATTACAACATTGACAATGGCACCGGAAGGATACGCGGGATCTACCTGCAAGGCAACGATGCGGTGCGCCCTATTTTTGAAAAATGGTTTGCCCCATTTTCCGATATGATCGACCACACCACGGTGACCATCCAAAACACCGGTGGCACCGATCACCTTGCGTTTGATGCCGTGGGGATACCAGGTTTCCAGTTTATTCAGGACCCAATCGAGTATAACACGCGTACCCACCACACCAATGCCGACACCTACGAGCGGTTGATGATGGACGACCTCAAGCAAATGGCGGTGATTGTGGCCACTTTCGTTTACAACACGGCCCAGATGCAGGAGAAGCTGCCCCGCAAGCCGCTTCCGGCCCCTCAAGGGCCCAGCCCGTTTTAA
- a CDS encoding cation:proton antiporter: MAWLVPMALSWLEISKLPSVIVEIIMGVAIGPFALGFVTGNEVSLNFLSNVGFLLLIFLSGLALDVQKIISSFPRGRLKTVDFVSNTFLIASLIYVGSVVLSALVVYGLPFFDGLDKMFMVILLPSVALSVIVPIIKNDGEIDRKFGQVILLEGAIATIMTILLIAIYSGIYRNNGFRFELLLFGIIFILFFIAYKVGTVLIRVRIFQKLLYKLEHAASQIRIRGSIAVLLLFVVVASAINSEPALGAFFAGTLLSVFFDKNRSALLFKLDGMSYGFFIPVFFIMVGVNLDINSLRNFGDSFGLIATLFLSLYFIQVVPSLSMVKLFGWRRALSAGMLLTSRMGLAIATAQIGLRLELISPATNAGIVVTAILTSILSPMLYKFLSSEETNYYSIYIVGGGKAGLELAKRLDLHRTPYLVIESQDEQWFELQALGIESIHVNDLKVEVYRSLNIRPVDTVVLLTPSDTKNLKIANLLKNELGHGKIITVTTKPGLFAQDPTLSEIQVVNAYEIVASRIESEILRPATTHALADSFGVYSVEEIAIRNKDMDRRLVMDVPFPRSGSIIVIKRAGEIFIPHGKTHLLIGDLLTVIGNADALEEFRKLLDGKQ; this comes from the coding sequence GTGGCATGGCTAGTGCCCATGGCACTTTCGTGGTTGGAAATATCCAAACTGCCATCCGTCATTGTCGAAATCATCATGGGGGTGGCCATCGGCCCGTTTGCCCTGGGCTTTGTTACCGGGAACGAGGTGTCCCTTAATTTCCTTTCGAATGTCGGTTTCCTTTTGTTGATTTTCCTTAGCGGCCTGGCATTGGACGTGCAAAAGATAATCTCCTCTTTTCCGCGTGGCCGGCTAAAGACGGTGGATTTTGTAAGCAACACCTTCCTGATCGCCTCTTTGATTTACGTGGGCAGTGTGGTGTTGTCTGCCCTGGTCGTATACGGCCTTCCGTTTTTTGATGGCCTCGACAAAATGTTTATGGTGATCCTCCTTCCTTCGGTGGCATTAAGCGTCATTGTGCCCATTATTAAAAACGATGGGGAAATAGACAGGAAGTTTGGGCAGGTCATATTGCTTGAGGGGGCCATCGCCACCATTATGACCATTTTACTGATCGCCATTTATTCAGGGATATACCGCAACAATGGTTTTAGGTTTGAGCTTCTCCTCTTTGGCATCATTTTTATCCTGTTTTTTATTGCCTATAAGGTGGGCACCGTTTTGATACGGGTGCGTATTTTCCAAAAGCTGCTGTACAAACTCGAGCATGCGGCCTCGCAGATAAGGATAAGGGGCTCCATTGCCGTGCTGTTGCTTTTTGTGGTGGTGGCCAGCGCCATAAACTCCGAGCCTGCTTTGGGTGCTTTTTTTGCCGGCACGTTATTGTCCGTATTCTTTGACAAAAACCGCTCTGCACTGTTGTTCAAGCTTGACGGCATGAGCTATGGGTTTTTCATCCCTGTCTTTTTCATCATGGTGGGGGTCAATCTGGACATCAACTCGCTGAGGAATTTTGGTGACAGTTTCGGGCTTATTGCCACCCTTTTCCTCTCCCTGTATTTTATTCAGGTGGTGCCTTCCCTCTCGATGGTAAAGCTGTTCGGCTGGCGCAGGGCCCTCTCGGCAGGCATGTTGCTCACCTCCAGGATGGGGCTGGCCATCGCCACGGCCCAGATAGGGCTGCGCCTTGAACTGATATCGCCTGCCACCAACGCGGGCATTGTGGTAACGGCCATCCTCACCAGCATTTTATCGCCAATGCTTTACAAATTCCTGAGCAGCGAGGAAACCAATTACTACAGCATTTACATAGTGGGAGGGGGAAAAGCAGGGCTCGAACTGGCCAAGCGGCTGGACCTGCACAGGACGCCCTACCTGGTAATAGAATCCCAGGACGAACAGTGGTTTGAGCTTCAGGCGCTCGGCATAGAATCAATCCATGTCAACGACCTTAAGGTGGAAGTCTACCGGTCGCTGAACATCCGTCCCGTGGACACCGTTGTTTTGCTCACCCCGTCCGATACCAAGAACCTAAAAATTGCCAACCTCCTTAAGAATGAGTTGGGCCATGGCAAGATCATTACCGTCACCACCAAGCCCGGTCTGTTTGCCCAGGACCCTACGTTGAGCGAAATACAGGTGGTGAACGCCTATGAGATCGTGGCGAGCCGCATCGAAAGCGAGATACTCCGGCCTGCCACTACCCATGCCCTTGCAGACAGCTTTGGCGTATATAGTGTGGAAGAGATTGCCATCAGGAACAAGGACATGGACAGAAGGCTGGTGATGGATGTCCCGTTTCCCCGATCGGGGTCCATTATCGTGATAAAACGTGCCGGGGAAATCTTTATCCCCCATGGCAAAACCCACCTGCTTATAGGGGACCTGTTGACCGTCATAGGAAATGCCGATGCCCTGGAGGAATTCAGGAAATTGCTGGATGGAAAACAGTGA
- a CDS encoding outer membrane lipoprotein-sorting protein, with amino-acid sequence MKTMKMAFLMAWLACAGAVNAQSADEIINNYFENTGGLEAWKNLKGIKISAKVNQGGIEIPLEIVQLKDGRQYTKITFQGQEIKQGVFDGTNLWNTNFQTMKAEKADEESTSNAKLDANDFPDSFLDYKAKGYQVELVGKEPFDGAESYKLKLTREPRTVDGNKVEDVLYYFFESESFVPIGQESEIKEGPAKGQVSQIKMSDYTEVAGLYFPYSMVQGIKGGQSQPLIIEKIEVNPVVTDADFAFPQ; translated from the coding sequence ATGAAAACAATGAAAATGGCTTTTTTGATGGCGTGGCTTGCCTGTGCCGGGGCAGTCAATGCGCAGAGTGCTGATGAGATCATCAATAACTACTTTGAAAACACCGGTGGCCTGGAGGCCTGGAAAAACCTGAAGGGAATAAAAATTTCGGCCAAGGTAAACCAGGGCGGGATCGAAATCCCCCTGGAAATCGTGCAATTGAAAGATGGCCGCCAATACACCAAGATCACCTTTCAAGGGCAGGAAATAAAACAGGGGGTGTTCGATGGCACCAACTTGTGGAACACCAACTTTCAAACCATGAAGGCAGAGAAAGCCGATGAGGAGAGTACTTCCAATGCCAAACTGGACGCCAATGATTTTCCCGACTCCTTCCTCGACTATAAGGCCAAAGGGTACCAGGTGGAGCTGGTGGGAAAGGAGCCCTTCGATGGGGCGGAGAGTTATAAGTTAAAGCTGACCCGGGAGCCGCGGACAGTGGATGGCAACAAAGTGGAAGATGTCCTTTATTATTTTTTTGAATCGGAGTCTTTCGTGCCCATTGGGCAGGAATCCGAAATAAAGGAAGGCCCTGCCAAAGGGCAGGTTTCCCAGATAAAAATGAGCGACTACACCGAGGTGGCCGGTTTGTATTTTCCTTATTCCATGGTGCAGGGCATCAAAGGAGGCCAGTCACAGCCGCTTATCATCGAAAAAATCGAAGTGAACCCGGTGGTTACCGATGCCGATTTCGCATTTCCACAATAA